GATGGTCATGGTGAAAACTCTGCGTTTTTCGACGGCTGGAAGGCCTACGATGCCGATCCTTATCATCCAACGAAAAATCCTAATGGAGTTATTCAGATGGGCTTAGCTGAAAACCAGGTAATATTTTTACTCACAAGCTTTTCACTAATCTGTCAATAATCTTAATATCAGCAGATATTCTGGGTTTATCTGTAAATCTGCTATTGTTATAGTGTGATAAAAttataatcttaaattatttttttatcactaTACTTacttgtttgtttatttttttgcagCTTTCATTTGATTTAGTGGAGGAGTGGGTGAGGAACAACCCAATGGCATCCATTTGCACTCCAGAAGGGGCGAGCCAATTTAAGGACATAGCTATTTTCCAAGATTATCATGGCTTGCCAGAATTCCGAAATGTACAATAACTAATGtcacattaattatttattttcaactATATATTCAAGATTAATCAAATTGTAATATTATAAATTGCTTTGGTATAGGCTGTTGCAAGATTTATGGAGAAAGTGAGGGGCGACCGAGTCCGGTTCGACCCTGACCGCATAGTAATGAGTGGAGGCGCGACTGGGGCTCAAGAAACGCTCACCTTCTGCCTGGCCGATCCCGGGGAAGCCCTGTTGGTGCCCACTCCATATTATCCAGCGTAAGCATATATCTTAACTAATTTCTCTTTGATTATTTTTGTACTAGTATTTTATGTTGCAAATAATTCACTAGCCAAAATTATTGGTGGGACACCATACTTACTAATTCGCCTCTTTATAAAACTAAATTAACTCCACGACAAATTTCATATTTAACTGTTTTTGTCACGTCTACTTCAATTCCAGCTGCTTTTATCATTTGCCATGTTCCCTTTCAAAGCATcttacaaaaacacatcacacaTAATATTACCTCTAGTTGCTAAttaaagtataatttttttacctCTAAAAATTtcaaatgtgatttttttagtaCAATAGTTAATATATATGATCGTTTAAAGAGGGTCATCTAGACTTATATTACCGTTTTATGGCATGCAGAAACGACCGTGATCTGACGTGGCGCACGGGTGTCGAGCTCGTCCCAGTCATCTGTGACAGCTCGAACGGCTTCAAGATGACTCGGGACGGGCTTGAAGCCGCATACAAAGCGGCTCTAGACTCAAACACAACCGTGAAGGGCCTACTCCTCAACAACCcatcaaacccgctaggcaccgtcCTCGACCGAGAAGCTCTATCAATGGCTCTGAGCTTCACCAACGACAAAAACATCCACTTAATCTGCGACGAGATCTACTCCGCCACCGTCTTCGACGAGCCCGGCTTCGTCAGCATCGCCGAGATCCTGGCGGAGTCCCCCGACGCCAACCCCGACCTCGTCCACATCGTCTACAGCCTCTCCAAGGACCTCGGCTTCCCGGGGTTCCGCGTCGGGATCCTCTACTCCTATAATGACGCCGTCGTCTGCTGCGCCCGCAAGATGTCGAGCTTCGGGCTCGTATCCACGCAGACGCAGCGGATGCTGGCGTCCATGCTCGCGGACGAGGAATTCGTGGGGAAATTCCTAGCCGAGAGCGCGGCGCGCTTGGGCGCCAGGCGCGCCGCGATGTGCCAGGGCTTGGCGCAGATGGGCGTGGGCAGCCTGAAAGGAAGCGCCGGGCTTTACTGCTGGATGGATTTGAGGCGGCTGCTGAAGGCGGCGACGTTCGAAGCCGAGATGGAGCTGTGGCGCGTGATTGTGAATGACGTGAGGATCAATGTCTCGCCCGGCGCGTCGTTCCACTGCGCCGAGCCGGGGTGGTTCAGAGTGTGCTTTGCCAACATGGATGAGGAGACCATGCGCGTGGCGCTGAGTAGGATCTCCAAGCTGGTGGTGCAGAGCAAGAGCGGCGAGGCTAGGAAACAATGCAGGAGAAGGAGCAAGCTGGAGATCAGCTTGTCGTTCAGGAGGTTGGAGGAGATCATGATGTCACCTCACTCTCCGATGACGTCACCGCTTGTCCGAACAATGACTTGATTTTATTAATCCTACCtatatttctttaattatttatttaactgCTGCTATAGTATAAGGTTTTTTTTATCCATTTGATGACATGGAGGTTGTTTGGGATTGTATTCACTGTGTTTGTATTGTTTGTACTGTTTCGATGGTATTGATTGCTGGGAAACTAATGATGAAGCATATATGAAGTTTATATTTTACTCCTTGTTTTACTTTAATACTAATTAGCATGTCAGTTATGACTGATATGTTCATGTGATCCTACTAACAACATTTCAAAGtgttaatttggtcaaaatattagtagtagaaAAGAGGCTAACTAGAGAATTCAGAATATTATCTGATCATATAGTAGAAATGATGGGCTTACTACTGGTTTGGAAACATTTTGACTTTGAGATATTTCACATAAGAATTAATTCACTTTAGACAATTGTTCAACTAATGCCAAAATTTTGTTTGGTCATCATCTAAAGTACACGAATGATATTTCATTTTATACGCATTTTTAAAATCATGTAAGTCTAAATTTTGTTTGAATGGACTTCAAGAAACACGTAACATAAGTTTTAAGTGTTTAACCTTTCGATTAGATTCTGGTTAATTCACATCTACGCGTGATtcttaaattattataaatattttatgaaattagtATCACAAGCACATCAACACTTAATCTCcaattatttattgattttatatgGGAAGggagtgataaaatgcaaactcatatattatacaaattccaaactatgatcggaaccgttaaaaaatatcaacagatgacaaaatagtagcaacaaaaaatatcaacacagtatcaaccgttgacatttctgtt
This portion of the Salvia splendens isolate huo1 chromosome 10, SspV2, whole genome shotgun sequence genome encodes:
- the LOC121750705 gene encoding 1-aminocyclopropane-1-carboxylate synthase-like, whose amino-acid sequence is MLGSQEYILSKIASNDGHGENSAFFDGWKAYDADPYHPTKNPNGVIQMGLAENQLSFDLVEEWVRNNPMASICTPEGASQFKDIAIFQDYHGLPEFRNAVARFMEKVRGDRVRFDPDRIVMSGGATGAQETLTFCLADPGEALLVPTPYYPANDRDLTWRTGVELVPVICDSSNGFKMTRDGLEAAYKAALDSNTTVKGLLLNNPSNPLGTVLDREALSMALSFTNDKNIHLICDEIYSATVFDEPGFVSIAEILAESPDANPDLVHIVYSLSKDLGFPGFRVGILYSYNDAVVCCARKMSSFGLVSTQTQRMLASMLADEEFVGKFLAESAARLGARRAAMCQGLAQMGVGSLKGSAGLYCWMDLRRLLKAATFEAEMELWRVIVNDVRINVSPGASFHCAEPGWFRVCFANMDEETMRVALSRISKLVVQSKSGEARKQCRRRSKLEISLSFRRLEEIMMSPHSPMTSPLVRTMT